From the Methanobacterium sp. CWC-01 genome, the window GAACAAGAAAGCTGGCAAATACACCTCACCGACGAGGATATAGCCTACTGGAAGGCCTGTTATCAAAGATTAATGAACATTGTCCGTGGGGCCAGAATCCTGGACCATTAAAAGGTACTTCACCTCACGGAAGAAAATGAATTATTTTTACTACTCAACTTTTACCAGTACTCTGCTTTTTAGTGAGGCCAGGTTATGGATCTATTAATGGCTTCCGATTCAGATCTCATTGAAAGCAAAAGTTTATATTATTAGTCCATCATAATATTGTTTGACATGAACAACGGAGTGGTTGTTGTGGTATCCAATATAATAGAAAAACTACCAACACGGGAAGATTATTTTGGTGAAACTAAGTATTATTCACCTCGGTTTGCCGCCCTAGGAAATCATTCACACCCCAAAATTGGTGAAGGAAAGTACTACTCGCCCCGGAATGCCACTTCCAAAAATTATTGCCCACCGGAAAAATCAGAAGTTCCCCCCAAGAACCGAACCAAAAACCGGGAAGATTTTCATGTCCGAGAAGCTACTGGCCCAGCCAGTCACTCCTCACCTGAAATCTGCAATGAAAAAGAAGAGTATTACGAATCGCCCCCCAATGAATCCATCGATGCCCTAATACTCTTCACCTCCTCTTATCTGGAGGACAACCGTAAACGCTACGATCAGGAGAGGTACCTGGTCTGTAACAACTGCGGGGGCTACTACCACTTACAGGACGATGAAGAGCCGGAAGACTTCTCAGATGAATGTGAGTGTGGGGGAAGGCTGGAGTACAAATACGGTGACTAAAGAATCACATTCTTGAGTGCCTCCAGGTTCAGGGCAATGAAGGGCGCAGCACCGGGACTGGAGAGTATCTTCCACTGTTTTATGGGTTTTTCCTGATAGGCCTGTTCTAGTATTTCCTGCAGCTGGGGAACCGGGGTGTATATGACCTTCTCAATTTTAGCCAGATCCTCACTGGTTAACTGACTTTTATAGGACTCAATCTGGTCCTGGAATGTTTCCACCACATTTACCTGGCGGATAACCAGGGCCTTCAACATAAGGGCCGGGATCCGGGTGAAAAGGCCCATCATCTCCAGTACATCCTGGGGGTTTAGCTCATCCATACCATTCACTTCTCTTCATTTAATTAATTTCTTTCTAGAGTCAAATTGAATGCAAAGATTTATATTGGTATCATACTATAATATTGCCTAACGGGAACAACGGAGTTAGAGTGATGGTACCAGATTTTTTAAAATATCTCAGCCAAGATGAAGAAAAACACTTCAGTGCTCGTAAATATTACTCGAGCATATTCTTCACCAAAGACCAATCTCCCCACAAAATTGACTCCCTTAATGACCCGGATGATGATCCGGTCCCCAGCCCGGACCAGGGAGATGATGAAACCGGGTACTATTCACCGGAATTATACCGGGATGAAGAAGAGTATTATGGTTCCCCCCTAAACCAGTCAGAAGATGATGCCCTAGTACTCTTCACCACCTCTTTCATCGAGGAAGAGGTCATCAGGAAATGTATAAATGAGATTAGTCCGGATTACCTTCGGTCCAAGGAATGGGAACTGAGATGGCTGGCGGCCAAGGTGAGGTTCAGAGCGTAACCCTAAGGGGCCAATAGATATAAAAGGCCCACCACCACTATAATCAGGATAAATCCGGCTAAAAACAGTCCACCGCGACTGGTACTTTCTCTTTTTCTACGGGCGAAGTGCTGCAGGGACTCCATAGACTCCTTATGATCCTTATCCGGCATGTATCTATTTTTGTAATCACTTATATTAATAAAGTACTACAATGGATCCTTATTTTTAGACTGAAGGGCAACACTCTTCATGGATAGCGCCCACCGTAACCGTGTACTGATCCTCCTATTTATGGGGGTGTTCATGGGCTCCCTGGATATCGGCATCGTGGGACCGGCCCTTCCCGCAATACAATCATTTTTTGGAGTGGACGAGAGGCTCATATCCTGGATATTCTCCATATACATACTTTTTTTCATGATCGGCACCCCCATCATGGCCAAACTGTCGGATATATATGGACGCCGGACCATCTACGTCCTGGACGTGGCTATCTTCGCCCTGGGCTCCCTCATAACCATATTGTCCTCTAGTTTCTGGATGATACTCCTGGGCCGGGCTGTGCAGGGATTCGGAGCAGGAGGGATTTTCCCGGTGGCCAGTGCCTTCATCGGGGACACCTTCCCCCCGGATAAAAGAGGAGGAGCCCTGGGAATAATTGGCTCAGTGTGGGGATTATCCGGCATACTGGGACCCATCATCGGGGCTCTGCTTTTAAACTATGCCTGGGAATGGTTGTTCATAATAAACCTTCCCATCGCCGCTCTCGTCATTGCACTCAGCTACTTGATACTTCCCGCCACCAAAAAACTGGAAAAAATTAGCTTTGACTGGGCCGGAACTATACTCCTGGCCTTACTGGTCACCTCCCTGGCACTGGGGGTTAACCAGATAGACACCAGCAACTTCCTGGCCAGCCTGTCCTCCCTGATGGTATGGCCCTTCCTGATACTGGCGTTGATCTTCTTACTGCTACTGGTGAGGACCGAAAGAACAGCCCCGGACCCGGTGGTGCAGATCGGCCTTTACCACAGCCGGGAGGTGAAGGTGGCCACCAGCATCGCCATTGGCACCGGCCTGTCCCAGACCGCCATAGTATTCATGCCCTCCCTGGCCGTGGCTGCCCTGTCCCTATCCACCTCCCAGGCCAGTCTGATGGTCATCCCCCTGGTACTGGCCCTGGGTATCAGCGCCCCGGTTATTGGACGGTTACTGGACCGGTACGGCACCCGCATCATCATGATCGGTGGTACCCTGCTTTTAGCCGGAGGACTCTTCCTGTTAAGCACCCTGGCCAGCAGCTTCTACCTGTTTATCCTGTCCGGGATCATCATCGGCCTGGGCCTGGGAACCGTTATAGGCTCCCCCCTGCGCTACATAATGCTCACTGAAACACCCCCACCCCAGCGTGCCTCAGGACAGGCTCTCATTAACTTCAACTCCAGTGCTGGTCAGCTGGTGGGTGGCACTCTCATCGGAGCGGTCATCGCCTCCCAGGGAGGGGGGCTGGCAGGTTACTCCTCCGCTTACCTGCTGATTGCTGGCATCGCCATTATAATGTTCTTGTTAACCCTTAACCTGAAAAGAAGGAAGGAACAATTGGCCACCATGTTTAAGAGTAACCAGGAAGATCGGGAATAGTAACTTTTATCCATAGAAGATGACAACTAATATATACTAATTTGTTCAGTGAATACTAATTTAATTTGAAATTTTATTAACTTCTTTTAGAAGAGGTACATGAGCAGATATTTTAAGGAGAATAATCATGTCTGAAGAGTTTTACGAAAAATTAAGGGAAATATCCAAGTTTCTAGAAAGAGAAGGTGAAGGTATTAGCTACATCAGTAACAAACCCGACACCTACACCATCGGCACCAGGAAATACAGTGAAAAGATTGTGGAATACCTGGATAAAACCTTGGAGTCCTGGGAAGGCAGCGAACCCCAACTCAAAGAGAAGAAAGGAAAAAGCAAACAGGAAAAGAAGGTAGGTTATCTCTGGAAGATACCCGTTAGTTAGGTATCTCACCTTTTTATTATTTCTTTAACCCTACCAACACGCCCATCCTGGAGGCGCACCTTAATGCCGTGGGGATGGTAACTGGAACGGGTTAGTAAGTCCTTCACCAGTCCCCGGGTAAGTTTACCACTGCGCTGATCTTTTTTAAGTACAATTAAAACTTCAGCGCCCGCTTTAATATTCTTACGATCTTTACCGCTCATCATAATCATTCCTCTAAATAGATATCGGGATTAATTCCAGCTTCAATACTTATTCCAATCTTAAACTTGGTACTCTAACCCGGGGTTGCCGGATTAATTTGGGTAAAAGATAATATACACCTTCTAGCATAATGAGAATATAACTTTTTGTTATAAACTAGAAATCTTTCACACTAAACTATGTTCTAAATTTATAAGCAGGTAGGCAAATTATGTGGTTAAAAAATGTTTTAAGAATCCTCCTAGTACTGATACTGCTGGGAAGCATTCTCATGGTCTATTTATACATACCAGGGAAAGATACTGAAACTAATTTGATGCTGGGTGAACACCATGTACTGGTCCTGGCTGCGGATCCGGGTGAGCAACGACCGGGCATAGGGGCCATTGATATGGCCTTTGTGGTTACTGTGGTGGACGGTGATATCAAAAATATGACCGCCGTGTACCCCGGTGGTATGGCCCATCCCACCGAAGCGGCACCAGCCGAAGTACAGGCCCAGGGTGTCCAGGTACTGCTCCTCCACGACTCTTTCTGGTGGAACGATACCGCTAAGGATGCTAAGCTAGCCCAGGAGATCGTGGAATACAACACTGGACTCAAGAGTGACGCTGTGGTGGTATTCACTCCCGATGCAGTGGATGCCATGATAAATTCGGTGGGTGGTGTTTACGTAGAAGGTGTGGGGACTGTAAACGGTAGTTCTATCGATTTCCTGCGGGATGAACAGGCCCTGGGCAACACCCGGGGCGCCAGTGTGGAATCATTAATGAAGCCCCTGTGGGCGGCCTATCAGGACCCCACCAAAAAGACGGCATTGATGCAGGCAGTGGCCAACCAGTACATCCAGGGAAATATCGTGGTGGAACCCGAGGCACTCTTCGTCCAGTTCGCCCTGGCCAATGGTATAACTAAAATATTCACCTGAACCGGGAGTTAGATCTCTATGAAAGGAATCATACTGGCCGGAGGATCCGGAACCCGTCTGTACCCCATCACCAAGGCCGTGTCCAAGCAGTTACTTCCCATCTATGATAAGCCCATGATCTACTATCCCCTGTCGGTGTTGATGCTGGCCGGGATAAGGGAGATCCTCATCATATCCACACCACGGGACATATCCGCCTACCAGGAACTCTTAGGGGATGGGAGTGACCTGGGCGTGTCATTCCATTATAAAGTACAGGACCAGCCCCGGGGGCTGGCCGATGCCTTCATCGTAGGGGAAGACTTCATCGGCACCGATAAGGTGGCCCTGGTGCTGGGTGATAACATCTTCCACGGACACCGCTTCAGCGA encodes:
- a CDS encoding MFS transporter; the protein is MDSAHRNRVLILLFMGVFMGSLDIGIVGPALPAIQSFFGVDERLISWIFSIYILFFMIGTPIMAKLSDIYGRRTIYVLDVAIFALGSLITILSSSFWMILLGRAVQGFGAGGIFPVASAFIGDTFPPDKRGGALGIIGSVWGLSGILGPIIGALLLNYAWEWLFIINLPIAALVIALSYLILPATKKLEKISFDWAGTILLALLVTSLALGVNQIDTSNFLASLSSLMVWPFLILALIFLLLLVRTERTAPDPVVQIGLYHSREVKVATSIAIGTGLSQTAIVFMPSLAVAALSLSTSQASLMVIPLVLALGISAPVIGRLLDRYGTRIIMIGGTLLLAGGLFLLSTLASSFYLFILSGIIIGLGLGTVIGSPLRYIMLTETPPPQRASGQALINFNSSAGQLVGGTLIGAVIASQGGGLAGYSSAYLLIAGIAIIMFLLTLNLKRRKEQLATMFKSNQEDRE
- a CDS encoding DUF4012 domain-containing protein, which encodes MWLKNVLRILLVLILLGSILMVYLYIPGKDTETNLMLGEHHVLVLAADPGEQRPGIGAIDMAFVVTVVDGDIKNMTAVYPGGMAHPTEAAPAEVQAQGVQVLLLHDSFWWNDTAKDAKLAQEIVEYNTGLKSDAVVVFTPDAVDAMINSVGGVYVEGVGTVNGSSIDFLRDEQALGNTRGASVESLMKPLWAAYQDPTKKTALMQAVANQYIQGNIVVEPEALFVQFALANGITKIFT